A section of the Primulina eburnea isolate SZY01 chromosome 1, ASM2296580v1, whole genome shotgun sequence genome encodes:
- the LOC140805118 gene encoding uncharacterized protein, whose product MLNRPILSGWIGKWSLALAEFSLTYYPQESVKGQAITDFLADHPSLDEFIGEQVVFLVCGVGVRPWELKFDGSSTETAAGAGIVITSPRGVKTALSFSLCFPCTNNQAEYEALLVLKKLSGEFKCTSFSLAPYVPRQENWEADELAHVASGLKMSPELTHMLVLIQKKNHPSIQQRGIQVDTLNLDLNLARDWRDDIKQVLESTGKDVSHGLK is encoded by the exons ATGCTGAATAGACCCATCCTCTCCGGGTGGATTGGTAAATGGTCTTTAGCATTGGCCGAGTTTTCATTGACCTACTACCCTCAAGAATCAGTAAAAGGCCAAGCTATAACCGATTTTTTAGCCGACCATCCTTCACTTGACGAGTTTATTGGAGAGCAGGTTGTTTTTCTAGTTTGTGGAGTGGGAGTTCGACCCTGGGAGTTGAAGTTTGATGGATCAAGTACAGAAACAGCAGCTGGAGCTGGTATTGTGATCACCTCCCCAAGAGGTGTGAAAACCGCTCTATCATTCAGTTTGTGTTTTCCATGCACCAACAATCAGGCTGAATACGAAGCACTG CTGGTACTCAAAAAACTGTCAGGGGAATTCAAATGCACAAGTTTTTCCTTGGCTCCATACGtcccaagacaagaaaattggGAGGCAGACGAGTTGGCACATGTTGCTTCGGGATTGAAGATGTCTCCAGAACTTACACACATGCTAgtgttgattcagaagaaaaaccACCCTTCAATTCAGCAAAGAGGAATTCAGGTAGACACGCTCAACTTGGATTTAAACTTAGCTCGTGACTGGAGGGATGACATAAAACAGGTGCTAGAATCTACCGGGAAAGATGTTTCACATGGTTTAAAATGA